In a single window of the Papaver somniferum cultivar HN1 chromosome 8, ASM357369v1, whole genome shotgun sequence genome:
- the LOC113306189 gene encoding uncharacterized protein LOC113306189: protein MLDMSRRNSGSTSPQDEGLGDVIRALNNAPPPPPPPPPPPPNQRTLLVRRFIEQKPDSFKGSSDPLVAEDWIDRIEKIFTLLDMNDEDKLNLAVYKLEGEATHWWDMTRRSRNDSLSTWVEFRLAFLNKYFPQTAQNQRMIEFMLLTQRNMTVAQYRSKFEELSHFAPHLVEIEELKAFKFQEGLKPLIKSRLSVLKITSYTEIVERAMIAERDLKEAARIRERHAGDRNGNG, encoded by the exons ATGCTT GACATGTCTCGTCGTAATAGTGGTTCAACCAGCCCACAAGATGAGGGTTTAGGTGATGTTATTCGTGCTTTGAAT AAcgcacctcctcctcctcctcctcctcctcctcctcctcctaatCAAAGGACTTTGTTAGTGAGAAGGTTTATTGAGCAAAAGCCTGATTCCTTTAAGGGTAGTTCTGATCCACTAGTTGCTGAAGATTGGATAGATAGGATTGAGAAAATATTCACCCTCTTAGACATGAATGACGAGGATAAGCTGAATCTTGCAGTTTATAAGCTTGAGGGTGAAGCCACTCATTGGTGGGATATGACTCGTCGTTCTAGGAATGACAGTCTATCTACCTGGGTGGAATTTCGACTCGCTTTCCTGAATAAGTACTTTCCACAAACTGCTCAAAACCAACGCATGATCGAGTTTATGTTGTTGACCCAGAGAAATATGACAGTAGCGCAGTATCGATCCAAGTTTGAAGAGCTTTCTCATTTTGCTCCCCACCTGGTTGAGATTGAAGAGCTGAAGGCTTTTAAGTTTCAGGAAGGACTTAAGCCTTTAATTAAGAGTAGGTTGTCTGTTTTGAAGATTACATCTTATACTGAGATAGTGGAAAGAGCGATGATTGCGGAGAGAGATCTCAAGGAAGCTGCAAGAATTCGTGAGCGCCATGCTGGCGATAGGAATGGGAACGGTTAG